A stretch of Microbacterium sp. LWH3-1.2 DNA encodes these proteins:
- a CDS encoding Rv0909 family putative TA system antitoxin, which produces MGGFDDLVNQGKDLYAQNKDKIGEFLKSEQAEDISDKVLDGASDLAKKVVPEEHHGTVDDVRGNVDGAVGNQ; this is translated from the coding sequence ATGGGCGGTTTCGACGACCTCGTCAACCAGGGCAAGGACCTGTATGCGCAGAACAAGGACAAGATCGGCGAGTTCCTGAAGTCCGAGCAGGCCGAGGACATCAGCGACAAGGTGCTCGATGGCGCCTCGGATCTCGCCAAGAAGGTCGTGCCCGAGGAGCACCACGGAACGGTCGACGACGTCCGCGGGAACGTCGACGGAGCAGTCGGCAACCAGTAG
- the rpsJ gene encoding 30S ribosomal protein S10: MAGQKIRIRLKSYDHEVIDSSARKIVDTVTRAGATVVGPVPLPTEKNVIAVIRSPHKYKDSREHFEMRTHKRLIDIIDPTPKAVDSLMRLDLPADVNIEIKL; the protein is encoded by the coding sequence ATGGCGGGACAGAAGATCCGCATTCGCCTGAAGTCGTACGACCACGAGGTCATCGACTCGTCGGCGCGCAAGATCGTCGACACCGTGACCCGTGCGGGCGCGACGGTCGTGGGCCCCGTGCCCCTTCCGACGGAGAAGAACGTGATCGCCGTGATCCGTTCTCCCCACAAGTACAAGGACAGCCGCGAGCACTTCGAGATGCGCACCCACAAGCGTCTGATCGACATCATCGATCCGACGCCCAAGGCTGTCGATTCGCTCATGCGCCTCGACCTCCCGGCCGATGTCAACATCGAGATCAAGCTCTGA
- the rplC gene encoding 50S ribosomal protein L3 has protein sequence MADINNKVSKGLLGTKLGMTQVWDENGKLVPVTVIEIAPNVVTQVRTPEKDGYKAVQIGYGQIDPRKVNQPLTAHFEAAGVTPRRHLTEIRTADAADYSLGQELTVDGTFEAGQLVDVVGTSKGKGTAGVMKRHNFKGVSASHGAHRNHRKPGSIGASSTPSRVFKGMRMAGRMGGERVTVLNLKVHAVDAEKGLLLVKGAVPGARGRIVYVRNAVKGA, from the coding sequence ATGGCTGACATCAACAACAAGGTTTCCAAGGGCCTGCTGGGCACCAAGCTCGGCATGACCCAGGTCTGGGATGAGAACGGCAAGCTCGTTCCCGTCACCGTCATCGAGATCGCCCCGAACGTGGTCACCCAGGTTCGCACCCCCGAGAAGGACGGCTACAAGGCCGTGCAGATCGGCTACGGGCAGATCGACCCCCGCAAGGTGAACCAGCCCCTCACGGCCCACTTCGAGGCCGCGGGTGTCACCCCGCGCCGTCACCTCACCGAGATCCGCACCGCGGACGCCGCTGACTACTCACTCGGTCAGGAGCTCACGGTGGACGGCACGTTCGAGGCTGGCCAGCTGGTCGACGTCGTCGGCACCAGCAAGGGCAAGGGCACCGCGGGTGTCATGAAGCGCCACAACTTCAAGGGTGTCTCCGCTTCGCACGGTGCGCACCGCAACCACCGCAAGCCCGGTTCGATCGGCGCGTCGTCGACCCCGAGCCGCGTCTTCAAGGGCATGCGCATGGCCGGCCGTATGGGTGGCGAGCGCGTGACCGTCCTCAACCTCAAGGTGCACGCCGTCGACGCCGAGAAGGGTCTGCTGCTCGTCAAGGGCGCCGTCCCCGGTGCTCGCGGCCGCATCGTCTACGTCCGCAACGCAGTGAAGGGTGCCTGA
- the rplD gene encoding 50S ribosomal protein L4 — protein MADSTLALDVVKADGKKAGSVQLPAALFDVKTNIPLIHQVVVAQLAAARQGTHSTKRRGEVSGAGRKPFKQKGTGNARQGSIRAPHMTGGGIVHGPKPRDYSQRTPKKMIAAALLGALSDRARGERLHVVESFAIEGAPSTKAAAAVLTALGATKNVLVVVDRSDDISVLSVRNIAFAHVLPADQLNAYDVLVSDDIVFTKAAYDAFVASKSAATEEASA, from the coding sequence ATGGCTGACTCGACTCTCGCGCTCGACGTCGTGAAGGCAGACGGCAAGAAGGCTGGCTCGGTCCAGCTGCCCGCCGCTCTCTTCGACGTCAAGACGAACATCCCGCTCATCCACCAGGTCGTCGTCGCGCAGCTCGCGGCGGCTCGCCAGGGCACCCACTCGACCAAGCGTCGCGGTGAGGTCTCGGGCGCCGGTCGCAAGCCCTTCAAGCAGAAGGGCACGGGTAACGCCCGCCAGGGCTCGATCCGCGCGCCGCACATGACCGGTGGTGGCATCGTCCACGGCCCGAAGCCGCGCGACTACTCGCAGCGCACCCCCAAGAAGATGATCGCGGCCGCCCTCCTGGGCGCGCTCAGCGACCGTGCTCGTGGCGAGCGCCTCCACGTCGTGGAGTCGTTCGCGATCGAGGGTGCCCCGTCGACCAAGGCTGCCGCTGCGGTCCTGACCGCTCTCGGCGCGACCAAGAACGTGCTCGTGGTCGTCGACCGCTCGGACGACATCAGCGTCCTGAGCGTCCGCAACATCGCGTTCGCGCACGTGCTGCCGGCTGACCAGCTCAACGCCTACGACGTGCTCGTCTCGGACGACATCGTCTTCACCAAGGCTGCTTACGACGCTTTCGTCGCGTCGAAGAGCGCCGCCACCGAGGAGGCCTCGGCATGA
- the rplW gene encoding 50S ribosomal protein L23 — protein sequence MTAVNKDPRDIILKPVVSEKSYGLIDEGKYTFLVDPRASKTEIKLAIEKIFGVKVAAVNTLNRTGKARRTRFGTGKRKDTKRAIVTLKSGTIDIFTAVG from the coding sequence ATGACCGCCGTGAACAAGGACCCGCGCGACATCATCCTCAAGCCGGTCGTTTCGGAGAAGAGCTACGGGCTCATCGACGAGGGCAAGTACACCTTCCTCGTCGACCCCCGCGCCTCGAAGACCGAGATCAAGCTCGCCATCGAGAAGATCTTCGGCGTCAAGGTCGCTGCGGTCAACACGCTCAACCGCACGGGCAAGGCCCGTCGCACCCGCTTCGGCACCGGCAAGCGCAAGGACACCAAGCGCGCCATCGTGACCCTGAAGTCGGGCACCATCGACATCTTCACGGCAGTCGGCTGA
- the rplB gene encoding 50S ribosomal protein L2, whose product MAIRKYKPTTPGRRGSSVADFAEITRSTPEKSLLRPLSKTGGRNNQGRITTRHIGGGHKRQYRVIDFRRNDKDGINAKVAHIEYDPNRTARIALLHYFDGEKRYIIAPNKLAQGDIVESGPSADIKPGNNLPLKNIPTGTVIHAIELRPGGGAKLARSAGASVRLVAKDGPYAQLRLPSGEIRNVDARCRATVGEVGNAEQSNINWGKAGRNRWKGIRPTVRGVAMNPVDHPHGGGEGKTSGGRHPVSPWGQAEGRTRHANKESDKYIVRRRNAGKKRK is encoded by the coding sequence ATGGCTATTCGCAAGTACAAGCCCACGACCCCGGGTCGCCGCGGCTCGTCGGTGGCCGACTTCGCCGAGATCACCCGATCGACGCCTGAGAAGTCGCTCCTCCGCCCGCTCAGCAAGACCGGTGGCCGCAACAACCAGGGCCGCATCACCACGCGTCACATCGGTGGTGGCCACAAGCGCCAGTACCGCGTCATCGACTTCCGTCGTAACGACAAGGACGGCATCAACGCCAAGGTCGCTCACATCGAGTACGACCCCAACCGCACCGCGCGCATCGCGCTCCTGCACTACTTCGACGGCGAGAAGCGCTACATCATCGCGCCGAACAAGCTGGCGCAGGGCGACATCGTCGAGTCGGGTCCCTCGGCCGACATCAAGCCGGGCAACAACCTGCCGCTGAAGAACATCCCCACCGGTACCGTGATCCACGCGATCGAGCTCCGCCCCGGCGGCGGCGCGAAGCTGGCCCGCTCGGCCGGCGCGTCGGTTCGCCTCGTGGCGAAGGACGGTCCCTACGCCCAGCTGCGTCTGCCCTCGGGCGAGATCCGCAACGTCGACGCGCGCTGCCGCGCGACCGTCGGCGAGGTCGGCAACGCCGAGCAGTCGAACATCAACTGGGGCAAGGCCGGCCGCAACCGCTGGAAGGGCATCCGCCCGACCGTCCGCGGTGTCGCCATGAACCCGGTCGACCACCCGCACGGTGGTGGTGAGGGTAAGACCTCCGGTGGTCGTCACCCGGTTTCGCCGTGGGGTCAGGCCGAAGGCCGCACCCGTCACGCGAACAAGGAAAGCGACAAGTACATCGTCCGTCGTCGCAACGCCGGCAAGAAGCGGAAGTAG
- the rpsS gene encoding 30S ribosomal protein S19 yields MPRSLKKGPFVDEHLLRKVVVQNEAGTKNVIKTWSRRSMIIPAMLGHTIAVHDGRKHIPVFVSETMVGHKLGEFAPTRTFRGHVKDDKKGRRR; encoded by the coding sequence ATGCCTCGCAGCCTTAAGAAGGGCCCCTTCGTCGACGAGCACCTGCTTCGCAAGGTCGTCGTCCAGAACGAAGCCGGCACCAAGAACGTCATCAAGACCTGGTCGCGCCGTTCGATGATCATCCCGGCCATGCTGGGTCACACCATCGCCGTGCACGACGGACGCAAGCACATCCCTGTGTTCGTGTCCGAGACCATGGTCGGCCACAAGCTGGGCGAGTTCGCGCCCACCCGCACCTTCCGCGGCCACGTGAAGGACGACAAGAAGGGCCGCCGCCGCTGA
- the rplV gene encoding 50S ribosomal protein L22, which yields MVESIARVRHIRVTPQKARRVVALIKGKQAEEALAILKFAPQGASEPIYKLVAAAIANARVKADKDGEYLDEQDLYVKNAYVDEGTTLKRFQPRAQGRAFQIKKRTSHITVVLSTPEVAETAPAAKSKKASK from the coding sequence ATGGTGGAGTCCATCGCACGCGTGCGACACATCCGCGTGACCCCTCAGAAGGCTCGTCGTGTCGTTGCGCTCATCAAGGGCAAGCAGGCTGAGGAGGCCCTGGCCATCCTCAAGTTCGCACCGCAGGGTGCGAGCGAGCCGATCTACAAGCTCGTCGCCGCCGCGATCGCGAACGCTCGCGTCAAGGCTGACAAGGACGGCGAGTACCTGGACGAGCAGGACCTGTACGTGAAGAACGCGTACGTCGACGAGGGCACGACGCTCAAGCGTTTCCAGCCCCGCGCGCAGGGTCGTGCCTTCCAGATCAAGAAGCGCACCAGCCACATCACCGTCGTGCTCTCGACCCCCGAGGTCGCGGAGACGGCGCCGGCTGCCAAGAGCAAGAAGGCGAGCAAGTAA
- the rpsC gene encoding 30S ribosomal protein S3, with protein MGQKVHPYGFRLGITTDHVSRWFSDSTKPGQRYADYVAEDIRIRKLLQTQLDRAGVSNIEIERTRDRVRVDIHTARPGIVIGRRGAEAERIRADLEKLTGKQIQLNILEVKNPEADAQLVAQGIAEQLTARVAFRRAMRKGLQGAQRAGAKGVRIQVSGRLGGAEMSRSEFYREGRVPLHTLRANIDYGFYEAKTTFGRIGVKVWIYKGDLTNKELAREQANAPKSDRRRDDRRGGPRGDRGERGGDRRNEAPVAEGASA; from the coding sequence ATGGGACAGAAGGTCCACCCGTACGGCTTCCGCCTCGGCATCACGACCGACCACGTGTCGCGTTGGTTCTCGGACTCGACGAAGCCCGGCCAGCGTTACGCCGACTACGTCGCCGAGGACATCCGCATCCGCAAGCTCCTGCAGACCCAGCTCGACCGGGCCGGCGTGAGCAACATCGAGATCGAGCGCACCCGTGACCGCGTTCGCGTCGACATCCACACCGCCCGTCCGGGCATCGTGATCGGTCGCCGCGGCGCCGAGGCTGAGCGCATCCGCGCCGACCTCGAGAAGCTCACCGGCAAGCAGATCCAGCTGAACATCCTCGAGGTCAAGAACCCCGAGGCCGACGCCCAGCTCGTCGCGCAGGGCATCGCCGAGCAGCTCACCGCTCGCGTGGCTTTCCGCCGCGCGATGCGCAAGGGCCTGCAGGGCGCTCAGCGCGCCGGCGCCAAGGGCGTCCGCATCCAGGTCTCGGGCCGTCTCGGCGGCGCCGAGATGAGCCGCTCGGAGTTCTACCGCGAGGGTCGTGTGCCGCTGCACACGCTGCGCGCGAACATCGACTACGGCTTCTACGAGGCGAAGACCACCTTCGGCCGCATCGGCGTGAAGGTCTGGATCTACAAGGGCGACCTCACCAACAAGGAGCTCGCGCGCGAGCAGGCCAACGCGCCGAAGTCGGACCGTCGTCGTGACGACCGTCGTGGCGGCCCGCGTGGCGACCGCGGCGAGCGTGGCGGCGACCGCCGCAACGAGGCCCCCGTGGCAGAAGGAGCGTCGGCGTAA
- the rplP gene encoding 50S ribosomal protein L16, protein MLIPRKVKYRKQHHPGRSGQATGGTKVSFGEFGIQALTPAYVTNRQIESARIAMTRHIKRGGKVWINIYPDRPLTKKPAETRMGSGKGSPEWWVANVKPGRVLFEVAGVNEELAREALTRAIHKLPLKARIIKREEGDA, encoded by the coding sequence ATGCTCATCCCCCGCAAGGTCAAGTACCGCAAGCAGCACCACCCCGGCCGCTCGGGCCAGGCCACCGGTGGCACCAAGGTGTCGTTCGGTGAGTTCGGCATCCAGGCCCTCACGCCCGCGTACGTGACGAACCGTCAGATCGAGTCCGCTCGTATCGCGATGACCCGTCACATCAAGCGTGGCGGCAAGGTGTGGATCAACATCTACCCCGACCGTCCACTCACCAAGAAGCCGGCCGAGACCCGCATGGGTTCCGGTAAGGGTTCGCCCGAGTGGTGGGTCGCAAACGTCAAGCCGGGTCGCGTCCTCTTCGAGGTCGCCGGCGTCAACGAGGAACTCGCTCGTGAGGCCCTGACCCGTGCCATCCACAAGCTGCCTCTCAAGGCACGCATCATCAAGCGCGAGGAGGGCGACGCGTAA
- the rpmC gene encoding 50S ribosomal protein L29 produces MAIGTKTLAPSELDTFEDQRLVEELRKAKEELFNLRFQSATGQLESHGRIRAVKRDIARLYTVIRERELGIRATPAPLETATKAKKTKAKKSDEASEAAKEEAE; encoded by the coding sequence ATGGCGATCGGCACCAAGACGCTCGCCCCGAGCGAGCTCGACACGTTCGAAGATCAGCGCCTCGTCGAGGAGCTGCGCAAGGCCAAGGAAGAGCTGTTCAACCTGCGCTTCCAGTCGGCCACCGGCCAGCTCGAGAGCCACGGCCGCATCCGTGCGGTCAAGCGCGACATCGCGCGGCTCTACACCGTGATCCGTGAGCGCGAGCTCGGCATCCGTGCCACGCCCGCGCCGCTGGAGACCGCGACGAAGGCGAAGAAGACGAAGGCCAAGAAGTCGGATGAGGCTTCCGAGGCCGCGAAGGAAGAGGCCGAGTGA
- the rpsQ gene encoding 30S ribosomal protein S17 has protein sequence MADKKQTAEAVEVKGHESSEHDVRDADARGYRKARRGYVVSDKMDKTIVVEVEDRVKHPLYGKVIRRTSKVKAHDETNSAGIGDLVLINETRPLSATKRWRLVEILEKAK, from the coding sequence ATGGCTGACAAGAAGCAGACCGCCGAGGCGGTCGAGGTCAAGGGCCACGAGTCGTCGGAGCACGACGTCCGCGACGCCGACGCCCGCGGTTACCGCAAGGCCCGCCGTGGCTACGTCGTCAGCGACAAGATGGACAAGACCATCGTCGTCGAGGTCGAGGACCGCGTGAAGCACCCGCTCTACGGCAAGGTCATCCGCCGCACCTCCAAGGTGAAGGCGCACGACGAGACGAACTCCGCCGGCATCGGCGACCTCGTCCTCATCAACGAGACCCGCCCGCTCAGCGCCACCAAGCGCTGGCGTCTGGTCGAGATCCTGGAGAAGGCCAAGTGA
- the rplN gene encoding 50S ribosomal protein L14 produces the protein MIQNESRLKVADNTGAKELLTIRVLGGSNRRYAGLGDIIVATVKDAIPGGNVKKGDVVKAVVVRTVKQTRRADGSYIKFDENAAVILKNDGEPRGTRIFGPVGRELRDKKFMKIVSLAPEVI, from the coding sequence GTGATTCAGAACGAGTCCCGCCTCAAGGTCGCCGACAACACGGGCGCCAAGGAGCTGCTCACCATCCGCGTTCTCGGTGGCTCGAACCGCCGTTACGCGGGCCTGGGTGACATCATCGTGGCCACCGTCAAGGACGCGATCCCGGGCGGCAACGTCAAGAAGGGCGACGTGGTCAAGGCCGTCGTCGTCCGCACCGTCAAGCAGACCCGTCGTGCCGACGGTTCGTACATCAAGTTCGACGAGAACGCCGCCGTCATCCTGAAGAACGACGGGGAGCCCCGCGGCACCCGCATCTTCGGACCGGTCGGTCGTGAGCTTCGCGACAAGAAGTTCATGAAGATCGTCTCGCTCGCACCGGAGGTGATCTGA
- the rplX gene encoding 50S ribosomal protein L24, with translation MAKIKKGDLVQVITGKKQDKGGDRGKQGKVLEVLAEQNRVIVEGVNYVTKHNRVGQSQRGTKTGGIETMEAPIHISNVQVVDPSTKKPTRVGHRVEEQTKDGVKRTVRVRYAKKSGKDL, from the coding sequence ATGGCCAAGATCAAGAAGGGTGACCTGGTTCAGGTCATCACGGGCAAGAAGCAGGACAAGGGCGGCGACCGCGGCAAGCAGGGCAAGGTCCTCGAGGTCCTCGCCGAGCAGAACCGCGTCATCGTCGAGGGCGTGAACTACGTCACGAAGCACAACCGTGTCGGTCAGTCGCAGCGCGGCACCAAGACGGGCGGCATCGAGACGATGGAAGCCCCCATCCACATCTCCAACGTCCAGGTCGTCGACCCCTCGACCAAGAAGCCGACCCGCGTCGGCCACCGTGTCGAGGAGCAGACCAAGGACGGCGTGAAGCGCACCGTCCGCGTGCGCTACGCGAAGAAGTCAGGCAAGGACCTCTGA
- the rplE gene encoding 50S ribosomal protein L5, which translates to MSTTALETGKIQPRLKAKYNAEIKKALQDEFGYENVMQIPGLVKVVVNTGVGEAARDSKVIDGAVDDLTKITGQKPVVTKARKSIAQFKLREGQAIGAHVTLRGDRAWEFIDRLVNLALPRIRDFRGLSGAQFDGHGNYTFGLQEQSVFHEINQDKIDRVRGFDITIVTTAKTDAEGRALLRALGFPFKSDDAQA; encoded by the coding sequence ATGAGCACCACCGCCCTCGAGACTGGCAAAATCCAGCCTCGTCTGAAGGCCAAGTACAACGCCGAGATCAAGAAGGCGCTGCAGGACGAGTTCGGCTACGAGAACGTCATGCAGATCCCCGGCCTGGTCAAGGTCGTCGTGAACACCGGTGTCGGCGAGGCAGCTCGCGACAGCAAGGTGATCGATGGCGCGGTCGACGACCTCACCAAGATCACCGGTCAGAAGCCGGTCGTGACGAAGGCCCGCAAGTCCATCGCGCAGTTCAAGCTGCGCGAGGGCCAGGCCATCGGCGCGCACGTCACCCTCCGCGGCGACCGCGCGTGGGAGTTCATCGACCGTCTCGTCAACCTGGCGCTGCCCCGCATCCGCGACTTCCGCGGCCTCTCGGGCGCGCAGTTCGACGGTCACGGCAACTACACCTTCGGTCTCCAGGAGCAGTCCGTGTTCCACGAGATCAACCAGGACAAGATCGACCGCGTCCGCGGCTTCGACATCACCATCGTGACGACGGCGAAGACGGACGCCGAGGGCCGCGCGCTCCTGCGCGCCCTGGGCTTCCCGTTCAAGTCGGACGACGCGCAGGCGTAA
- the rpsH gene encoding 30S ribosomal protein S8, producing the protein MTMTDPVADMLTRLRNANSAHHDSVSLPSSKLKTHIAEILKQEGYISAWEVSDARVGQTLTLTLKYGPNRERSIAGIKRVSKPGLRVYAKSTEIPRVLGGLGVAILSTSSGLLTDRQAEQKGVGGEVLAYVW; encoded by the coding sequence ATGACAATGACAGACCCGGTCGCAGACATGCTGACCCGTCTGCGCAACGCGAACTCGGCGCACCACGACTCCGTGTCGCTGCCGAGCTCCAAGCTCAAGACCCACATCGCCGAGATCCTCAAGCAGGAGGGCTACATCTCCGCGTGGGAGGTCAGCGACGCCCGCGTCGGCCAGACCCTCACGCTGACGCTCAAGTACGGCCCGAACCGCGAGCGGTCGATCGCCGGCATCAAGCGCGTCTCCAAGCCCGGCCTCCGCGTGTACGCGAAGTCGACCGAGATCCCCCGCGTCCTCGGCGGCCTCGGCGTCGCGATCCTGTCCACCTCCTCCGGTCTGCTCACGGACCGTCAGGCAGAGCAGAAGGGCGTGGGTGGGGAAGTCCTCGCCTACGTGTGGTGA
- the rplF gene encoding 50S ribosomal protein L6 gives MSRIGRLPIDIPAGVTVSVEGQDVAVKGPKGELVLTVARPIEVKVEDSQVVVTRPDDERASRSLHGLTRTLINNNIIGVTQGYTKGLEVVGTGYRVAQKGTAVEFALGFSHPVLVEAPAGITLTVEGNNKLTVSGIDKQAVGEAAANIRKIRKPEPYKGKGVRYAGEVVRRKAGKAGK, from the coding sequence ATGTCGCGTATCGGTCGTCTTCCGATCGACATCCCCGCCGGCGTGACCGTTTCGGTCGAGGGCCAGGATGTCGCCGTCAAGGGGCCCAAGGGCGAGCTCGTGCTCACCGTGGCCCGTCCCATCGAAGTCAAGGTCGAGGACAGCCAGGTCGTCGTGACCCGTCCCGACGACGAGCGCGCTTCGCGTTCGCTCCACGGCCTGACCCGCACGCTCATCAACAACAACATCATCGGTGTGACCCAGGGATACACCAAGGGTCTCGAGGTCGTCGGCACGGGTTACCGCGTCGCGCAGAAGGGCACGGCGGTCGAGTTCGCTCTCGGCTTCTCGCACCCCGTCCTCGTCGAGGCGCCCGCGGGCATCACCCTGACCGTCGAGGGCAACAACAAGCTCACGGTCTCGGGCATCGACAAGCAGGCCGTCGGCGAGGCCGCGGCCAACATCCGCAAGATTCGCAAGCCCGAGCCGTACAAGGGCAAGGGCGTGCGCTACGCCGGCGAGGTCGTTCGGCGCAAGGCCGGAAAGGCTGGTAAGTAA
- the rplR gene encoding 50S ribosomal protein L18, translating into MAVKSKSDARARRHARLRKKVVGTTERPRLVVTRSSRHVFVQLVDDSKGHTVASASTLETDLRASDADKTAKARKVGELLAERAKAAGVSDVVFDRGGNRYAGRVAAIADGAREGGLNL; encoded by the coding sequence ATGGCTGTGAAGTCGAAGTCCGACGCGCGCGCGCGTCGTCACGCCCGCCTTCGCAAGAAGGTCGTCGGCACCACCGAGCGTCCCCGCCTGGTCGTCACGCGTTCGTCGCGTCACGTGTTCGTGCAGCTCGTCGACGACAGCAAGGGCCACACCGTGGCCTCTGCCTCGACCCTCGAGACCGACCTGCGTGCGTCCGACGCTGACAAGACCGCCAAGGCCCGCAAGGTCGGCGAGCTTCTCGCCGAGCGCGCGAAGGCCGCCGGCGTCTCGGACGTCGTGTTCGACCGTGGCGGCAACCGCTACGCCGGCCGTGTCGCGGCGATCGCCGACGGCGCCCGCGAGGGAGGTCTGAACCTGTGA
- the rpsE gene encoding 30S ribosomal protein S5 — protein MSDNKENIVTEQAAAEAQAPAADAPAEREREPRRGGRERNQTRGDRGGRDRNESQFLERVVTINRVSKVVKGGRRFSFTALVVVGDGNGVVGVGYGKAREVPLAISKGVEEAKRNFFRVPRVGSTIPHPVQGEAAAGVVLLRPAAAGTGVIAGGPVRAVLECAGIHDVLSKSLGSSNTINIVHATVEALKQLEEPRAVAARRGLDFDQVAPARLVRAEAEAAAAAKAGV, from the coding sequence GTGAGTGACAACAAGGAGAACATCGTGACCGAGCAGGCTGCTGCCGAGGCCCAGGCCCCGGCTGCTGACGCGCCCGCCGAGCGCGAGCGCGAGCCGCGCCGCGGTGGTCGCGAGCGCAACCAGACCCGCGGTGACCGCGGTGGCCGCGACCGCAACGAGAGCCAGTTCCTCGAGCGCGTCGTCACCATCAACCGCGTGTCGAAGGTCGTCAAGGGTGGTCGTCGCTTCAGCTTCACCGCGCTCGTCGTCGTCGGCGACGGCAACGGCGTGGTCGGCGTCGGCTACGGCAAGGCCCGCGAGGTGCCCCTGGCGATCTCGAAGGGTGTCGAAGAGGCCAAGCGCAACTTCTTCCGTGTGCCGCGCGTCGGCTCGACCATCCCGCACCCGGTGCAGGGTGAGGCCGCTGCCGGTGTGGTGCTGCTGCGCCCCGCCGCCGCCGGTACCGGTGTTATCGCCGGTGGCCCGGTGCGCGCCGTCCTCGAGTGCGCCGGCATCCACGACGTGCTGTCGAAGTCGCTCGGCTCGTCGAACACGATCAACATCGTCCACGCGACGGTGGAGGCCCTGAAGCAGCTCGAGGAGCCCCGTGCGGTCGCCGCGCGTCGCGGTCTCGACTTCGACCAGGTCGCCCCCGCCCGTCTCGTCCGTGCCGAGGCTGAGGCCGCGGCCGCTGCGAAGGCAGGTGTCTGA
- the rpmD gene encoding 50S ribosomal protein L30 yields the protein MAARLKVTQVKSKVSEKQNQRDTLRSLGLKRIGDSVVRPDDAQTRGYVRTVAHLVKVEEID from the coding sequence ATGGCTGCGCGCCTGAAGGTTACGCAGGTCAAGTCCAAGGTGAGCGAGAAGCAGAACCAGCGTGACACGCTGCGTTCGCTCGGTCTGAAGCGGATCGGCGACTCGGTCGTCCGTCCCGACGACGCGCAGACGCGCGGTTACGTCCGGACCGTCGCGCACCTCGTGAAGGTTGAGGAGATCGACTGA
- the rplO gene encoding 50S ribosomal protein L15, with the protein MAEKNDAVEAEKAPKKAAAPKAAAEKKAPAKAAAAKADKAEKAPAKKAAAKKDAPASRPGVLKVHHLRPVPGSNQAKTRVGRGEGSKGKTAGRGTKGTKARYQVKVGFEGGQMPLHMRTPKLRGFKNPFRVEYQVVNLDKLAELYPAGGDVTIGDLVAKGAVRKNEKVKVLGTGDISVKLNVSVDKVSASAEQKIVAAGGAVK; encoded by the coding sequence ATGGCTGAGAAGAACGACGCCGTCGAGGCCGAGAAGGCCCCGAAGAAGGCTGCTGCTCCCAAGGCTGCCGCCGAGAAGAAGGCGCCCGCGAAGGCAGCCGCCGCCAAGGCCGACAAGGCTGAGAAGGCGCCCGCCAAGAAGGCCGCCGCGAAGAAGGACGCCCCGGCTTCGCGCCCGGGCGTGCTCAAGGTGCACCACCTGCGTCCGGTCCCGGGTTCCAACCAGGCCAAGACCCGCGTGGGTCGCGGTGAGGGCTCGAAGGGCAAGACGGCGGGTCGCGGTACCAAGGGTACGAAGGCCCGCTACCAGGTCAAGGTCGGCTTCGAGGGTGGGCAGATGCCGCTGCACATGCGCACCCCGAAGCTCCGCGGCTTCAAGAACCCGTTCCGCGTGGAGTACCAGGTCGTGAACCTGGACAAGCTCGCGGAGCTGTACCCGGCCGGTGGCGACGTCACCATCGGCGACCTGGTCGCCAAGGGTGCAGTGCGCAAGAACGAGAAGGTCAAGGTGCTCGGCACCGGCGACATCTCGGTGAAGCTCAACGTGTCGGTCGACAAGGTCTCGGCCTCCGCCGAGCAGAAGATCGTCGCCGCGGGCGGCGCCGTCAAGTAA